Proteins encoded in a region of the Quercus lobata isolate SW786 chromosome 8, ValleyOak3.0 Primary Assembly, whole genome shotgun sequence genome:
- the LOC115954947 gene encoding tRNA (guanine(37)-N1)-methyltransferase 1, which translates to MAMKLFLRPHSIPLITLPPKLLFPKNPKPLTISLFCFNTQAQTQIHYGPSLHKGTKPSSQSQNPQQQQEEQSDLMFDEQSFTRVFDLTALRVPAKDCFALESRLRGHLLNWPRIRNVARVPNDDVDPSLLPLLGSTIQQEDLVSLERRIHGKAEGDGDVLSPVLYRDKLAREFNARGFIKFRNLAKISRPKRKKKNVKEEERSEGNKGIGKSEIALVEVVEEEEGEGDLKGLLGDEFKGTRRKWSGPTRLLLLDERYAARKAEELPEAIKVVLKEDTGQSTRSTFELVRCKLTLFYDYWQMDEILEALLPKGIIVPSAFETVGHIAHLNLREEHLPYKNLIAKVVLDKNKPKIQTVVNKIDAIHNDYRTMQLEVLAGNHSLVTTVVENGMRFHVDLATVYWNSRLATERQRLLNGFTYRDVVCDVFSGVGPIAISAAKIVKRVYANDLNPIAVEYLERNCVFNKLEKKIKVFNMDGRRFIQAIFSSDKANSITQVVMNLPNDAAEYLDAFRGIYTDRPKNEDFTFPMIHVYGFSKAQDPEFDFHERLRIALSEVEVNVEMRRVRLVAPGKWMLCASFVLPESVAFADTTRLDM; encoded by the exons ATGGCGATGAAGCTCTTCCTCAGACCCCACTCTATTCCCCTCATCACTCTCCCCCCAAAACTCCTCTtccccaaaaacccaaaacccctCACCATTTCTCTCTTCTGCTTCAACACTCAAGCCCAAACCCAAATTCACTACGGACCTTCCCTCCACAAAGGAACCAAACCATCTTCTCAATCCCAGAATccccaacaacaacaagaagagcAAAGTGACTTAATGTTCGACGAACAAAGCTTCACTCGAGTATTCGACCTCACAGCACTTCGCGTCCCTGCAAAAGACTGTTTTGCCCTCGAAAGCCGCCTCCGTGGCCATCTCCTGAACTGGCCTCGCATTCGCAACGTTGCCCGAGTCCCAAACGACGACGTCGACCCCAGCCTCCTACCCCTATTAGGTTCCACAATTCAACAAGAAGATCTCGTTTCGCTCGAGCGAAGAATTCACGGTAAAGCCGAGGGAGACGGCGACGTTTTGAGCCCGGTGCTGTACAGGGACAAGCTTGCCAGGGAGTTTAACGCTCGAGGGTTTATCAAATTTAGGAACTTAGCGAAGATTTCGCGGccgaagaggaagaagaagaatgtgaaAGAGGAGGAGAGGAGTGAGGGCAATAAGGGAATTGGGAAGAGTGAGATTGCTTTGGTGGAGGttgtggaggaggaggaaggaGAGGGGGATTTGAAGGGTTTGTTGGGTGATGAGTTCAAGGGAACGAGGCGGAAGTGGAGTGGTCCGACGAGGTTGTTGCTTTTGGATGAGAGGTACGCGGCGAGGAAGGCCGAGGAGTTGCCTGAGGCAATCAAG GTTGTGTTGAAAGAAGATACGGGGCAAAGTACAAGATCAACTTTTGAGCTTGTTAGATGCAAGCTGACATTGTTTTATGATTACTGGCAGATGGATGAG ATCTTGGAGGCCTTGCTACCAAAGGGTATAATTGTTCCATCGGCGTTTGAAACTGTTGGGCATATTGCTCACCTGAACCTGAGGGAAGAACATTTGCCATACAAGAATCTCATAGCAAAG GTTGTTCTGGACAAGAATAAGCCAAAGATACAAACAGTAGTCAATAAGATTGATGCAATTCATAACGACTACAGAACAATGCAGTTGGAGGTCTTGGCTGGAAACCATTCCCTTGTGACAACAGTTgttgagaatggaatgcgattTCATGTTGATTTAGCAACAGT ATATTGGAATTCAAGGCTTGCAACAGAAAGACAAAGGCTTCTGAATGGCTTTACATATCGTGATGTTGTTT GCGATGTTTTCTCTGGGGTTGGTCCAATTGCTATATCAGCTGCAAAGATAGTAAAACGTGTTTATGCTAACGATCTAAACCCAATAGCAGTTGAATATCTAGAAAGAAATTGTGTGTTCAACAAACTTGAGAAGAAAATTAAG GTCTTTAACATGGATGGAAGGAGGTTCATCCAGGCTATATTTTCAAGTGATAAAGCTAACTCCATCACACAAGTGGTTATGAATTTGCCAAACGATGCTGCAGAGTACCTAG ATGCATTCAGAGGAATATACACAGATAGACCCAAGAATGAAGATTTCACTTTTCCAATGATCCATGTTTATGGATTCTCCAAAGCTCAAGATCCAGAGTTTGACTTTCATGAG CGGCTTAGAATTGCATTGTCAGAAGTGGAGGTCAATGTAGAGATGCGTAGAGTACGCCTTGTTGCACCAGGAAAATGGATGCTATGCGCATCATTTGTGCTACCTGAGAGTGTAGCATTTGCAGATACTACTAGGCTAGATATGTAA
- the LOC115956512 gene encoding uncharacterized protein LOC115956512, giving the protein MDSEFLERIQRMKLTVDEDEAMTIRLVRRQEILEEYSLSLIGQFLTTRSINLRAAKNLLRSMWKLGDDLKIVDVGDRLLQFKFSMESQLSWVWNNGPWCFDNQILALRQWEKGMTIRTMSFTHIPIWVQAWGLPFDLINEEASQDIGRGLGTFIDVDCKASKSDQARFLRVRVEIPLDKPLRRGGPVVSPEGDEVQVAFRYERLVGWCFTCGRIGHELKEC; this is encoded by the coding sequence ATGGACTCGGAGTTCTTGGAACGTATTCAACGAATGAAGTTAACAGTAGATGAAGATGAGGCAATGACTATACGCCTAGTACGGAGACAAGAGATTCTGGAGGAGTACTCATTAAGTCTTATAGGACAGTTTCTTACTACCAGGTCCATCAACCTTAGGGCAGCGAAAAACTTATTACGGTCTATGTGGAAACTAGGAGACGATCTAAAAATAGTGGACGTTGGCGATAGGCTCTTACAATTCAAGTTCTCAATGGAAAGCCAATTATCGTGGGTTTGGAATAATGGTCCTTGGTGTTTTGACAACCAAATCCTAGCTCTCCGGCAATGGGAAAAAGGCATGACTATTAGGACAATGAGTTTCACGCATATACCAATCTGGGTTCAGGCATGGGGCTTGCCCTTTGATCTCATAAATGAAGAAGCCAGTCAGGATATTGGTCGGGGATTAGGGACATTTATCGACGTGGACTGTAAGGCCTCCAAATCAGATCAGGCTCGCTTTCTCAGGGTCCGCGTTGAGATTCCGTTGGACAAACCTCTACGGAGGGGGGGACCAGTCGTTAGCCCGGAGGGAGATGAAGTCCAAGTTGCATTTCGATACGAGCGGTTGGTAGGGTGGTGTTTCACTTGTGGAAGAATTGGGCATGAATTAAAGGAATGTTGA
- the LOC115954618 gene encoding uncharacterized protein LOC115954618, with product MPQAFSISCFLRISLYKYNNPIFLSLSTSTNSSPTSHTLSMDWFNNRESKIKKNKDGKNSNITNDNNTKKKKKNRYLTCFRPDSMEGFLFPKQLSPPLTLVKKEEQEKDGGGGRKKHRNARLSRILKAIFNGTFLAKKVRKRKCIQNSFTPETNIIATKTTVKTDSMKQEDIKLGNNSNLNSTPSPKQWQDKHTNIVEENEEERCGSLSKQIVQDKDNNIVEENTNGEGRYCCIIALSFPLISLLGSIYWNKVLSFFCTATGFFLIRWSSRYILPKHKLKLKSGGLG from the exons ATGCCGCAAGCGTTTTCGATCTCTTGTTTTCTCAGAATCTCTCTCTATAAATACAATAAccccatttttctctctctctctacaagCACCAATTCCTCGCCAACCTCGCATACACTCTCCATGGATTGGTTCAACAACAGAGAAAGCAAGATCAAGAAAAATAAGGACGGCAAGAATAGCAATATTACGAATGACAACAAcaccaagaagaagaagaagaacaggtACTTGACGTGCTTTAGACCCGACTCCATGGAGGGTTTCTTGTTCCCCAAGCAATTGTCGCCGCCTTTGACACTggttaaaaaagaagaacaagaaaaagatgGTGGTGGCGGGAGAAAGAAACACAGGAATGCTAGGCTTTCGAGAATTTTGAAAGCGATTTTTAACGGCACATTCCTG GCAAAGAAAGTTAGGAAAAGAAAGTGTATACAAAACTCTTTCACACCAGAGACCAACATTATTGCAACAAAGACTACTGTTAAAACAGATTCGATGAAACAAGAGGACATCAAACTTGGAAATAATTCGAATCTAAATTCGACGCCTTCGCCTAAGCAGTGGCAGGACAAGCACACCAATATTgtggaagaaaatgaagaagaacgCTGTGGTTCTTTATCTAAGCAGATAGTGCAGGACAAGGACAACAATATTGTGGAAGAAAATACTAATGGAGAAGGACGTTATTGTTGTATCATTGCTTTGAGTTTCCCTCTTATTAGTCTATTGGGTTCGATTTATTGGAATAAGGTTCTCTCATTTTTCTGTACAGCCACGGGGTTTTTCTTGATTCGTTGGAGCAGTAGATACATTCTGCCCAAACATAAGTTAAAGTTAAAGTCTGGCGGACTCGGATAA
- the LOC115957530 gene encoding putative uncharacterized protein DDB_G0274535: MDSLKDRVIINESKSKKKNDNNNNNNNNNNNNKYSNMNNNTTTTTTKKKKKFLLCFKPMTMDGLEEDLVFKYFAVEEKEGMLFPVISKPSMAPDEKEAQEEEEEEKGGGRRKKGRNVKLSKFLKAVFTGTFLAKKLKKGKLGESSFRSETIIAEKGVKTINSVNKDSLKQDDDNPRINSNISSCSRRSSAFTATTMCSSSSSSSSTSNSRSMSQRCNSFESTLTGSNSQNEQDNNGSKQRQDKNNNNVQKHEKRSCGFYIGFCLPLICLLVLIFWGKIFAILCTSMGFFMVRWSSRCALPKVGIKSSEFDSDERKKKVIMEGLLKRDRAHEL, translated from the exons ATGGATTCCCTTAAGGACAGAGTAATAATAAACGAAAgcaaaagcaagaaaaagaacgacaacaacaacaacaacaacaacaacaacaacaacaacaaatatagcaacatgaacaacaacaccaccaccaccaccacgaagaagaagaagaagttctTGCTGTGCTTTAAACCTATGACCATGGATGGTCTTGAAGAGGATCTTGTTTTCAAGTATTTTGCTGTGGAAGAGAAGGAGGGCATGTTGTTCCCCGTGATATCAAAGCCATCTATGGCACCGGATGAAAAAGAAgcacaagaagaagaagaagaagaaaaaggcgGTGGCCGGAGAAAGAAAGGCAGGAATGTTAAGCTTTCGAAGTTTTTGAAAGCAGTTTTTACTGGGACTTTCTTG GCAAAGAAACTTAAGAAAGGAAAGCTTGGGGAAAGCTCCTTTCGATCAGAAAccattattgcagaaaaggGTGTTAAAACCATAAACTCGGTGAATAAAGATTCATTGAAACAAGATGATGACAACCCTagaataaattcaaatatttcctCTTGTTCACGTCGTTCTTCTGCGTTTACTGCAACCACCATgtgttcttcatcttcttcatcatcaagtaCTTCCAATTCGAGGTCTATGTCTCAACGATGCAACTCGTTTGAATCAACTTTAACTGGGTCTAATAGTCAGAATGAGCAGGACAATAATGGGTCTAAGCAGAGGCAggacaagaataataataatgtccaaaaacatgaaaaaaggAGTTGTGGTTTTTACATTGGTTTTTGTTTGCCTCTTATTTGTCTGttggttttgatattttgggGTAAGATTTTTGCAATTTTGTGTACTTCAATGGGGTTTTTCATGGTTCGTTGGAGCAGTAGATGTGCTTTGCCTAAAGTTGGGATAAAGTCTTCGGAATTTGACTCGGATGAGCGTAAGAAAAAGGTCATCATGGAAGGACTGTTGAAAAGGGACCGAGCTCACGAATTATAG